DNA from Cyprinus carpio isolate SPL01 chromosome B3, ASM1834038v1, whole genome shotgun sequence:
atcgcaggtgatcccactcacctgttacacagcttcttcagtctgctgccatcagggaggagactgcggagtctccaggccaggaccagcagactaaAGGACAGTTTCATTCATCAGGCTtttaggaagctgaactccctcccgaccttgccccccctcccctctttttcctCATGCatcactgaactctgaacctcagtccctaCCCCCCGCCCCCAGCTCCCATTACACATGGgacatgcaccagacactttgtacagcattggtctgctcactacctcattcagcagttaactgacctcattcaactacctcttctgtcagtttaaataaagaactgctttctgagatttttgacactttaatcagactgaataagctcttttgcactacaatcattatatctgcactgtttactggTTTGCAATCTATCTACCATGTGCCTTgggctgctttacttatcttttttacatgacctatttgtatagttgtactttatattttatttaatgttctactgttagtgttatctgtatgcaccaagggtctgagagtaacgcaatttcaattctctgtatgtatgtactttacatgtggaagaattgacaataaagcagacttgacttgattttgttcgaaattacttcatatcagttcgttcttctttttttgtttgaagtatactgGGGCCTTTACAGAGCATATGAGACTTCATACTAAAGAGAAACTGTTCACTTGATCATGTAATCAATGTTTTTCATGTCTACAATATTTAACAGTAGATCAGAAAACACACTGGTGTGaaagagtacatgtgctttgagtgtgaaaagacttttacttcagcaaaatgagaggattcacactggagagaaaccgtatcacttcactgcatgtgggaagtgtttcagtCATTCATCTTCTCTACACGGTCATACAAAAAACTATCACAgtaagtagatcatcttcagatccagcacTTTCAGATCTAATGCTGCGTCCTCACCAAATGTGACACAATAATGCATCaagcaataaaatataatctgGATAAATCTGTCCTAACCAGTCATTACAAGTGGCGTGACAAAGAAACATTATATAAAGTTTTCACAGTAAATAAAGTTCATCTTCATTTTCAAAACCAGCAGATACAACTGTGAGGTTCAGATACTCAAGGTTCCTTCCCAAAGAACAGTCAAAAAGTTTTATTCTTGTATATTATTGTGCTTTCTTATGAGTTTCATATTATCTTGATTTGCCTTATAATATGTATGTCTTTTGCAGTTTGCTTACTCTTTCATGAAGGAAAGTAGAAGCTTTTTACTGTTCTTGTTCAGGAAGCTGAAGAAGAGACTACCATTTTTAAGAAAGACtgaaatttattgtttatttattctttgttatttttaaaatgagttatTCTTCTCCTTAAGATGTGTTTTGGAAATGCAGATGCTGCATATACTGTCATGTAGCTTTGCAACTGATTCTTCTTTGCTTCTTTTGTAAGTATGAATGAATACTTGAACCTGGTATTGAACAAGCTCTAGGGCTAAATTACGAAAGACCGTAGTATTGATAAGCTTTGACGTGATCGGTTCTGCTTTCGCTCCTGGAGAAATTAAGGAAATACACTTACAATTTATCATTGCTACATAAACGTTATCAAGCTAATTGAATCTTGACAACCATTTTTATATGCTATAATAAAGTGATATATTAGAGAAAATCTGATGGCTGCTGTGTACATGTGTccgccctgttgaaaaaaacagcatatggtggttaggtatgttttgacactggaatgctggtttatgctggtcctttgctggtttacgctggtccttttgctggtttatgctggtcctttgctgttttatgctggtcctttgctgttttatgctggtcatgtgctggcaaaggaccagcataaaccagcaaaggaccagcttaaaccagtaaAGGACCAGCATCCCAGCATAAAAACATACccaaccagcatatgctgttttttttttcagcagggcgtTAAGTCCACGTGACATCATCTAACAATCTCTGTTTTTTGTATCTTAAGTATTCCTGTACATTCTTACAATTCAGACGTCCTATGCATGCAAGTTTGGTTATTTGTTCGATATTGGGAATTTCCCTTGTCTATTAAAAAGTTACATATCATATTCATAACAGTAGCGAACACCAGACGGACGAGATCCTCAACAAATGTATTACACATGACAAAATGCACATTCTGAAATTCTGGAATAAAGTTTTATGCTTTGAATGTTCATATACCTTAATTCGCTCGTGTACATAATAGTAGATTATTCTTATTACAATGTTAAAAGGGTTGATAAATGCGGTCAGCAAAAGAACCGTATTAATTAAAAGCCGTGGCCGCTCTGgacattagggcctttcgcaccgctttagctCCAGAACTAAaggtacagtactaaagtactgggacgattttgcgcgaactgtttcccagtaccatttaaagggttgcatttgaactgacagtgtgtactaggacgtgacgtgtactaggacgtgacgtaagcTGGTCaacagcgacgtcatttgtgcgtGGCTTTCAACAATGTTAACAAAGAAGAAGAATGTTAACAAGAGGATgaaggacgctgtgatcggagctgtgtttttgttgtgtctcgcgggtttcacaataatggacatggaatgttgacGTATAaataaagcgattgaaagaacagaaaggaggactaagaatctccaacgacaactggcagtgctacatttgctacaagtgcctgcacttcagtgtccgtatatttatcgctgttcatcatacttgcgaaataatttgacacagtgtttacagtatgttacacagtgTTTTTAATCATGACTGGTGAGAGAGTTTTCAAATgcatctggccaatcaatgtatacttacgtcatgggtagtaccagttgtgctggttagaccctgctccagagtaggagctAATCTGGTTTCCGAAAAAGGCAGTCcagtactaaaatcgcacccagttcctgcggtgcaaaaacacccaaaagtggatagttccacaattagttctggtaccatgaaaaggttcccgcggtgcgaaaggccctattgagCATGTGAAGTTTTACTGTAAAGTTGAGCAGGAATGCAGGGAAATTAACTTGAGCTTGTGTTTCAGTGTCCCACATTCACATGCGTGTGAATAGAAGTCAGAGGAACTGTTGAAAATTCAGACACAAAGATCAGGGAGACTTGATGTATCGTCAGCAGGTTTCTTCATTGAGAATGTGCTGTGTGACGCTGCAGTCATCAAAGTTCAACTAAAGCCGTGTTTCATTGTAGTTGATATATTTTACAGGGTCAGTGTTTAGAGATGAAGACAAACACCTCCATAATGACATAAAATCAAAACACccaaacaaatctttaaaaaaaatttaattacccCAGACTGATCCAATCTGTACAAAGAATGGGATGAGTCTCTGGAATCTGGCTCATTTGACTTACAATGAAGAGAATAGGAACCTCATCCTAGAGACTTTGCTTACCAGAATCATTCATCCAATGTCATAATTTTTACCTTAATTAAGAGTTCAAGTTCAGTAGTGACATCTACCCCTGCGACTCTACACCTGCGATGTTGTACCAGACGCACTCTGAGGGACGCTGAAGGCCAAATTGCATTAGAATTAGttgtgggcatagattaatttttttaatctagattaatctcactgtaatcttggaattaatctagattaatctagattaaaatggctcatttgaattctgcccaaggcattcaaattatgttcaataaaatgtacttgttagtactgatagatctgtgctgcactcaaacatagtagtatgacgacgactcttcccctgcgctacattgcttggtccagcatcttccgcattagcaaagggatgctttgcgtttgtGGTACtagagactggaagaactcctacagtaaactaattccgcattgcacaagttgcacacatactccgtctgcagtgcatatgcgttgcatttatttattttttacgcacccatattaacggattccagcgttcatgcGGTTGTGGtccatcagtgcgttccaggagcagtgcagcgatcgtttacgtaccgagtctagttttgctgtgctgcatgcgctgaattaaaatgacagcgcattgttcggggttaaaaattaacatggattgacacggaaatgcagtaatttcacaataaatgtatactaattaaagcctactgtgtttcacacgcaacacatgggtttttggccaggtttaaaacaagaaaaagagcaccttgagataaacgaggcaacatgatataggcctatgcacttttatggaagcaggaaaacaaagttcattaagaaccgtgtgATTGCttgaaataaagatttaaatgcaaaaggcacgagagtcgactgtttctgtcagtggtgctttaattttaaatatttgcgatatcccaacaagaaaagtaggctaattgttgtgtttaaatgtcttGAATAGCTTGAatagcttattatacaaacctagaagtcaaatgcatgagtaatatgttgtttatatttattaagtttaaactaatgtctatgattatgaaagattgttactgttctgtgataagagtcacatctttttttttaacatggtttgaaatatatagtaatgaacaaatgttgtgtttgtggactaaacagccgcggatcagtagcggactgtaaacgcgtcctgtgtgaaagcacaatgagtccgtgctgcttctgcaccacatacgtaacgcacacagactgcatacgcactgcagacgaagtatgtgtgaaacaggcgtgagtcttgttgagttttttttttgggaagcttggtaatttcacagtaggcatacacacaggttcgaagactcgttctcgtcccctacagtgcaattcgtctaggtatacatccgcgctaaactatcacggtgaaagtcatcatagcttgcgtagtatagacccagctcccaacccaactttgagaatagattaacggcgatatttttttttatcgcccaatcagagtctcacgttaacgcagcacgttaacgccgataatgGCCCACCACTAATTAGAATGCAATGTTTTAACcattcttaatgtttttattgtatcaaTTTTTATTGTAGTAACCACGTTGTAAATAACTCCATTTTAAAGCTTGTTTGGACTGGAAGAATTGCCTTCGATTCctttccaataaaaaaaagtaatgtgaaaaagttaggacaccctattgaaattcatggttttctgtatcaggacataatgaaaataaaaatatatatatatctagtccTTGGCAGCCTTAGATGAAAAAACAGCACATCACACCTTTACTATTAACATAGGAATTAAGAAGGTAAGTAACAGTCAGGCCCTGCTAATCAAATAACTTTAATTAACTTATCATCAGCAAATCTGAGCACCTCTATAAAAGCAGAAGTTTTGGCAGTTTGCTTTTCTGGAGCCTTCAGGTGTGTGTTAACACTAGggctagtttaatgatgctatggcatgacatATGTTGAAATTTATGTAAAccaagattacaaaaaaaaaaaaaaaaaaaaacttcaaaagtaTAATGTATAGGCTAATATGTTGTCACACCAGGTGCATagtcatcatttcagaagtgacagaaatgtcaaatcaataaatttatgtattattatcattatcgtTTTACAAGGAATTCTTTTCTTATCTCTTACTTTGAATTTgatataagaaatcaaatacactgctggacaataatcaatcatttgtaatctataacttttttcctaatggcaattttatgactgttttaaatactacaaataattatttaaattttctgcacagaataaggtagaaaatatattttattacagtacagaaactataaagtatatgacaattagcactgcatcattcatacattttatttattgtgtttattgtcttaacatttcatcagttcattctgctttttatttagcTTACGCTAACCAGATAGCGTTTCAGGCATCCAGGTTTGCCTGTTAAATTTCTTTATCCAGGCTCCAGGCTCTTAATTTTTTTTCGCATATAATCATGAAGGTGCAATCATGGGGAATACAAGATTTTCAGTACTGATGTGTTTCCAGTTACCTATTTTACATTAGCTCAAACTATTAAGCCACTTtatctaacattataaatggtcaGGCCAGTAATTGTTTAAAATCCACGGATAATTTGATAATAAGCGCCTAAATATTGTCTATAATAAACAGTAGAAACAAATTCATAACAACAACATTATTGTGTCTCAGCACAATTTCTCACTATGAAATAAAACCATgtgtataattaatgtaataataaatgatgtTGTCATAAGTTAATTATTGATTCATGTACTTTTTACAGTGAGTTCTGCTGTGgttttgtttggaactatttttgttggcaaaatagaGCAAAACTTACATTATTAACAATCACAAtcaattaacaattaataaaatcaattttacatACATTCAAGCGCAATCTGGCAACACAGGTGAAGAGAATGCTGGTGTAAAATGttcaattctgtttttttgtttgtttgtttgtctgtttgttttttctttttcatcattaGGTCCCTCAAATTTGTCAGCAAAAATTATCTTTATTCTAacactccaccacacacacacacacacacacacacaaataaataacaaaggcACTTTTAAGAGACACGTCCGTCTTGTTAACCTGTACCCATCATCTGTACTCTCTTCAGCTCTCTTTCTCGCTCCCCTCTGTCTCTCTTTGTCCCCCCtccctgtttatttgttttatttgtccaTCTCTTTATTGTGagtctttctgtctgtttgtttttctgtccATCACTATGTCCATGAGTGATTCAGAAATCCAAGAAAATCTAATGGTCTTGGATAACTTGGTTGATCATCAAGAACTGAAGGATGAGCTCCAAAGTCTTGAGGACTTTCTTGGTGAGCTGCAAGAAGAGGAGGCGGCAGCAGCACCAGCAAAGACACCTGAGCCAAGGCAACCAAGGGTGCACTGGAGAAAAAGAGACGTGCATGGAAATATTGTCTATGCAAGGCCGAGATCAAGCAGGGATCAGTCAAAAAGGGGTCagtattgtttttcattaaagatgttttgaGAAATCACATTGTTTAGGCACTTAGTTTTGTAATAAAGGAATTAAGAAAATTAAGGAATGCATGTTTAGCTTGATATGTCAGGGAAACAATCAAACCAGAACTAGTCatttgatttttgacataaaaagtAGATTTAgtcttaagtgaaagtgaaaaattaAGTGAAAGAGGCACATTAATgttactattaaatatttttgtaaagcaGTATGAACTACAAAATTAgcacataaatttttttttttatttgtggggTGTTATGACATTTTAGGAAATCTTGTCAATATTATGGTTATGCAGTAAAATGTGCCTGCCTGGTTACCATCATAGTAAATCGCTTGCAAGTTATTGGTCTTGGGAAGGCTGTATTTGAAATGACTTGATCTTCTGATGTGTTGTCAATGGCCAGCcagcttgttttattttaatctgcATCTATATAAGCATTCCTATATGCTGTTATCATCTATATGACACCTTATAGGCAGCTAAACGAGAGTAACTGAACTGTCCACATCAGGGTTTGGGAAATAAAAAGCTCTCCAGCTGtatgttaaaaggatagttcacccagaattaaaaattttgtcgtcatttattcaccctcaaattgttccaaacctgtattcatttattttttctgctgaacacaaaggaagatattttgatgaatatgggtaaccaaacagttgtggGACACCGCTGACTTCCttagtatggaaaaataaatactatggaagtcagtggggtccaccaactgtttggttacaaacattcttcaaaatatcttcctttgtgttcagcagaccaaagaaattaatacaggtttggaactctttaagggtgagtaaatgatgacagaatttaaatttttgggtgaactatccctttaaacagtgAGCTTGTGCCATTTCAGTCTGGTAATTTCAGTTgtaaatttgaataatatatgtaaatgttgatttgtgttgtttttatcctCTACAGCTGATCACATTCAGAACATTGATCCTCCCTTCAATGCTCCTGACACTAACTGTGAGGTGGCCTTTGCTCCAGAGACTGTTGGTGTGTACTTCATTGTACaccattttcattattaaaaaagtgttttaaacaaaaacttagtattttaaaattaacaaatttttcTGAAAACTCCATACTATTTTAACAGAGTGTTTTCTACAAGATCTCCAGCACTCACTGAGCGATTCCTCAGGTGATGAGGCATCACCTCTTGGAACCCCAAGAGATCCTCTTCTGGCATCCTCGAACTGAAGCATAACAGAGTCTCTTTTCAGAGAGGTGGAGGGCAGAGAGACCCCGTCTGGTAAACACGGCTGCAGCAAAAGAAAGTGTGGCAACACACATCTGCCAACAGTGTTGGAGCAGTCCAGCAGTTATCCAGTGCAGTGACTGTCGACCACGCCCCTTCTTCTGTGCTGAATGTGACATCAGCATGCACACCAGACATGTCCTCCACAATAGAGATGCCATGACTGCTGGATTCTTCCAGCCATTGCCTCCAACAACTGTCGTGGTGGATAAAGCGCTTTCCCAATGTGGTAaattttggtttgtgtttgtacAACATATGAGCTTAACTATTCTGAAAATGGgataagttttattatttaaatgatcccttttttctctttttgtttgatCTTGAATTTATGTAGATACTCTGTCAGTCGGGTTTTTGAGCATATCTTGTGTTCTTTTTCAGCAATGTGCTTCAATAACATTGATCCATTACAATCTTTTATTACTCAGTCAATACAAATTATgtatctattatattattttgtgaggCATACCAAGCCACTTGGAGTGCTGCAGTGGCCGACCTAAACAGCAGTGACTACTGGCCGGCAGCTCTTCAGTTTGCCACAATTTATACTACCGATATATTTTTCTCATTCGAGGAAATGAAGATGGTGGCACCAGGACTGTCCTGCCAAGCATTTTTAAGAATGCTGGATCAGTGAACTTGTTCGCTTTGGTCGTGTGAGTATTCAATTTATTAATCCTGCAGTATTGTTAATGTATTTGAATTGTGGGCTGAAAACCTGTCTGATtgctaatgtatttttttgtacattataaGCTTTTGGTTTCTCTATTTTTAATAGATTGGCAAGATCTCTGCAGacagttttcagaaaagtttttttGAGTGGGAGGCTGTGCGATTTGAGGTGGACAGTATATGCAAGGAAGAGCCCTTCATCTGCCCTGCATGCTCcacaaatacaggtccttctcaaaaaattagcatattgtgataaaagttcattattttccataatgtaatgataaaaattaaactttcatatattttagattcattgcacaccaactaaaatatttcaggtcttttattgttttaatactgatgattttggcatacagctcatgaaaacccaaaattcctatctcaaaaaattagcatatttcatccgaccaataaaagaaagtgtttttaatacaaaaaaagtcaaccttaaaataatatgttgttcagttatgcactcaatacttggtcgggaatccttttgcagcaatgactgcttcaatgcggcgtggcatggaggcaatcagcctgtggcactgctgaggtgttatggaggcccaggatgcttcgatagcggccttaagctcatccagagtgttgggtcttgcgtctctcaactttctcttcacaatatcccacagattctctatggggttcaggtcaggagagttagcaggccaattgagcacagtaataccatggtcagtaaaccatttaccagtggttttggtactgtgagcaggtgccaggtcgtgctgaaaaacaaaatcttcatctccataaagcttttcagcagatggaagcatgaagtgctccaaaatctcctgatagctagctgcattgaccctgcccttgataaaacacagtggaccaacaccagcagctgacatggcaccccagaccatcactgactgtgggtacttgacactggacttcaggcattttgggcatttccttctccccagtcttcctccagacgctggcaccttgatttccgaatgacatgcaaaatttgctttcatccgaaaaaagtactttggaccactgagcaacagtccagtgctgcttctctgtagcccaggtcaggcgcttctgccgctgtttctggttcaaaagcacacgcctgtgcacggtggctctggatgtttctactccagactcagtccactgcttccgcagttCCCCCAAGGTCTgaaatcggtccttctccacaatcttcctcagggtccggtcacctcttctcgttgtgcagtgtttttttttgccacactttttccttcccacagacttcccactgaggtgccttgatacagcactctgggaacagcctattcgttcagaaatttctttctgtgtcttaccctctcgctttgagggtgtcaatgatggccttctggacagcagtcaggtcggcagtcttacccatgattgcggttttgagtaatgaaccaggctgggagttttttaaaagcctcaggaatcttttgcaggtgtttagagttaattagttgattcagatgattaggttaatagctcgtttagagaaccttttcatgatatgctaattttttgagataggaattttgggttttcatgagctgtatgccaaaatatttagtattaaaaacaataaaaagacctgaaatatttcagttggtgtgcaatgaatctaaaatatatgaaagtttaattttatcattacattatggaaaataatgaacttttatcacaatatgcaaattttttgagaaggacctgtatgctCGCCATTTCCATAGATGGAAACCGCAAGCATTACCCTTTTAAGAATGCTGCTAGGTACTTCAAACTGTGTGTCACAGTGTTCTTACATATTAATAAGATAACATGGCTCTTTATTATGCACCAAGTAATCTTAGATTATAAGTTATAGAGTTGTCGAAAATACTGacttataaaaatgataaaaaattataaaaatgtgactGACGCTTTTAGCGCTGATCATTAAAGCCATTCTCAGACATATCCAATGAGTGtgtgaacacaatggccaatcagaggtgtttaagagTCCGCTCAACAGCGCTcaaagcattacattttttaaatttcagactGGTACTGAAGTTGGTACGTATGACAACTCTAATAAGTTATCATAAACTATTTTGtaccttgttgttgttgtttttttagatcTGAGGAACAGGCCATCTTTGAAGGCATCTTTATAGCCAAGGATGAAGATGTTACAAGATTTGTGGACCACATTCACAGCACAACCAAACATGTTAAAGTGTATatgatgataaataaaactacaatactACAGTAACCTCTTACTGAAGAGTTTGTTTAGAAGAGTCTTGTTTTCATTGACCATTATCCATTGTAGGTCAGTGGGAGAGGTGTTTGGGGGGAGTGGTCAGCAGCCAGAGAGACCTCCCAAAGATCTGCCAGCAAGGTAGATGAAGAGGGATTGGAGCTTGCGGTTTGTCGGCACGGAGTGCTGCTCTGTGCTTTAAATATGTACAGGGGTGACATTTTTGCCTATCCCCTGTACCTTCAAGAAAAGCTGGCCAGTAGGCAAGTCTTTTTGTATGGATGTGACCTGCAAATATTGGCCCTACCTGCAAAGAGTTGCAAAAAGCTGCCCAGAGCTCCAGCACCTCCTTAACATGAGGCCATTCCTTTCGGTATTTCATGCCAAAGCCCATGATTTTAAATGTGAGGTAAGAAAATGTTGCTATGTGACAGAACCACATTATCTTAAACCAAACATCTGCAAACATCtggttctttgtttatttatgttttcttacTCAGGTGAAATGGAGTGGGGCGTATGAGGATGGGGCTGGACTAACACTAGGGGAGGAGGTGGAACAGTGCAATGCCTTCCTCTCTAGGATTGCAGTGACGACAAAAGCAGGTAAGATGACCACATACTGCTCTAGTTACATAATCacataataacatattttatgcATCATATGGTAACATCATATTTTCTGTGTTTGCAGGACGCACAGACATGCTGACTCTCATGGCCATGCGCTGGAATCAGCAAAAGTTCCGAAATTTGGCAATTTCACTGACTCGCCAATATCAGAAGGTAATGACATCAGTAGAATTTGTTTTAGATGGTCAGTATTGTGTGTTTGCAGTGTATGAAGCTGTGCATTGAACATTTGGTTCTTGTTTCTTGGTTCTGTGATTGCTTGTCATTGTAGACCAGAAAAGCTCTGCAAAGCCAGTTACGAAACCTAGAGTCCTTGAAAGCCCAATTTGCAGTGACAGAGAGCCAATTGGAAGACTGGGTCAGTGATGTAAAGGAGTGGGCAGACGGTGAGGAAATGATTACTGTTAAACCTCAAGTTCAGAATACTCAAAACATTTAAGTAAACTCATTTTTTAAGTTCAGAATCACCGACATCCCATCGCTCCCACAGTTATCAGCCTTACCCCACTCATCATAGTGTTAATTACAAACAGCTCCTTTACATAAACATCACATTCAGATCTTGGTTAAATATTTGATAGCAAATAACACATGCTAATATAACTATCAAAGAGACTgtcattatatgtatataatcaaacaacatacagtacatgtggtTTCAAATGTTCAGCAGCCCATCCTCAACCAAAACACATGCTCTACTCTTCACCACAGTGGTAACCCTACAAAACTAACTTAACACAACCTCCTGTAAATCccaacataaaacaatattaaagaatagcctATGATAatctgcaaaaacacacaaaataacacagaagtatgtatttgtaaaaaaatggCATAAACATTAGGGTTGCTATGACCATAGATTTCCAACTGTcggaatatttttatatacagttagTAAAAGTGATCTGTTAACTAAAATCTACTAAAGTGCATATTCCCATAACTACATATAGGACATGTCCTCTCTAATCATTGAATTAAGTAgcttagtaattaaaaaaaaactatattattgaACGATAAGTGGCTTTTAGCTCTATACTGTAAGTCTTTACACTCGGCCTAATTCTCCACTCCACTCCAACTGAAAGTAGAGAATGTTGCTTTCTTGTCCTTGATGCCCTCGCAATGCTCAAACTTTGAATTTCCTTCATGACATTTACTATCTAGTGAACATGAGGACCAGCCGTTTAATCCATAATATCTGTCCGTGACTGTCTGATTGTTACCAAGTCCTGTGGctttgtttggttgtgttgtttgcaggaaaaaaacaattatttgtccAACTATGGTCATTCTGACTGACTAACATTTCGTTGACTGTTTGGGGCAGCcctaaaaaatatacacaacaatGATGTCTGTTCATAAAGTTTCTAAAGCAATGTTCTTAATGTTATTTTGTTCCTCTTTTAAGATTCACCATGTGGCTTAAGTGAAGAGGGTTTGAAAGGTCTGCAGAGCATCATCCTCAGAAAGCAACAAGTCAGAGAAATGAA
Protein-coding regions in this window:
- the LOC122136760 gene encoding uncharacterized protein LOC122136760, translating into MDVTCKYWPYLQRVAKSCPELQHLLNMRPFLSVFHAKAHDFKCEVKWSGAYEDGAGLTLGEEVEQCNAFLSRIAVTTKAGRTDMLTLMAMRWNQQKFRNLAISLTRQYQKTRKALQSQLRNLESLKAQFAVTESQLEDWVSDVKEWADDSPCGLSEEGLKGLQSIILRKQQVREMKVQARDCYLQVLSGEGNINFLYSASADEYDSDCEMSDDGL